One genomic segment of Hordeum vulgare subsp. vulgare chromosome 2H, MorexV3_pseudomolecules_assembly, whole genome shotgun sequence includes these proteins:
- the LOC123431190 gene encoding NDR1/HIN1-like protein 6: protein MASYHRVHPVIVDGSPLPAPEQNKDKLPPPPNADYGDRLPITAPAPGAPAPLRAPRRKRHSRCCRCVCCTLLVVIVLVVALGATAGILYAVFRPKIPTFRVERLTATRFDVNTTSMTLRDAFEVQVTAENPNRRIGVYYDGGWVSASFNGTELCRGAFPALYQGHRSTVRPLITLEGETRLDSAVAAQLLQQRQAGFVPLTVIAHVPIRIKFGALKLWKMTGKARCRLVVDNLEAGRRLRIRSNSCSFKLKP from the coding sequence ATGGCAAGCTACCACCGGGTCCACCCGGTGATCGTCGACGGCTCGCCGCTCCCTGCGCCGGAGCAGAACAAGGACAAGCTGCCACCGCCACCAAACGCCGACTATGGTGACCGGCTGCCGATCACCGCACCTGCGCCGGGCGCTCCGGCACCGCTGCGTGCGCCGCGGAGGAAGAGACACAGCCGGTGCTGCAGGTGCGTGTGCTGCACGCTGCTGGTGGTGATCGTGCTCGTGGTCGCACTGGGCGCCACGGCGGGGATCCTGTACGCCGTGTTCAGGCCCAAGATCCCCACGTTCCGCGTGGAGCGGCTCACGGCCACCCGGTTCGACGTGAACACCACGTCCATGACCTTGAGGGACGCGTTCGAGGTCCAGGTGACGGCCGAGAACCCGAACCGGCGCATCGGGGTGTACTACGACGGCGGCTGGGTGTCCGCGTCGTTCAATGGCACGGAGCTGTGCCGTGGCGCGTTCCCGGCGCTCTACCAGGGCCACCGCAGCACGGTGCGGCCGCTGATCACGCTCGAGGGGGAGACCAGGCTCGACAGCGCCGTGGCCGCGCAGCTGCTGCAGCAGCGGCAGGCCGGGTTCGTGCCGCTCACGGTCATCGCGCACGTCCCCATCCGCATCAAGTTTGGTGCcctcaagctttggaagatgacgGGGAAGGCCCGGTGTAGGCTGGTGGTGGACAACCTCGAGGCTGGGAGACGGCTCCGCATCCGGTCCAACAGCTGCAGCTTCAAGCTCAAGCCTTAG